One genomic window of Punica granatum isolate Tunisia-2019 chromosome 1, ASM765513v2, whole genome shotgun sequence includes the following:
- the LOC116201130 gene encoding 40S ribosomal protein S3-3 — protein MAAAASQISKKKKFVADGVFYAELNEVLTRELAEDGYSGVEVRVTPMRTEIIIRATRTQNVLGEKGRRIRELTSVVQKRFKFPENGVELYAEKVNNRGLCAIAQAESLRYKLLGGLAVRRACYGVLRFVMESGAKGCEVIVSGKLRAQRAKSMKFKDGYMISSGQPVNEYIDSAVRHVLLRQGVLGIKVKIMLDWDPKGKQGPKTPLPDLVTIHSPKEEEVYIPPVQTTNIEVPVA, from the exons ATGGCGGCGGCGGCGAGTCAAATcagcaagaagaaaaag TTCGTCGCAGATGGAGTCTTCTATGCAGAGCTGAATGAGGTTCTGACCAGGGAGCTCGCTGAAGACGGTTATTCTGGGGTCGAAGTTAGGGTCACCCCTATGCGCACTGAGATCATTATTAGAGCTACCCGTACTCAGAATGTTCTTG GTGAAAAGGGCAGAAGGATCAGGGAGCTGACTTCTGTTGTCCAGAAGCGATTCAAATTCCCCGAGAATGGTGTGGAGCTCTATGCTGAGAAAGTCAACAACAGGGGCCTCTGTGCCATTGCTCAGGCAGAGTCTCTCCGATACAAGCTCCTTGGAGGCCTTGCTGTCCGGAg GGCCTGCTATGGTGTTCTCCGATTTGTCATGGAGAGTGGTGCCAAGGGTTGTGAG GTTATCGTGAGTGGAAAGCTCCGTGCTCAACGTGCCAAGTCAATGAAATTCAAGGATGGATACATGATATCCTCTGGTCAACCCGTCAATGAGTACATCGACTCTGCTGTTAGGCACGTCCTTCTCAGACAA GGAGTGCTTGGCATCAAGGTTAAGATCATGCTCGACTGGGACCCGAAGGGCAAGCAAGGACCAAAGACCCCGCTGCCGGACTTGGTCACCATCCATTCCCCAAAGGAGGAAGAGGTTTACATTCCACCGGTCCAGACCACTAATATCGAGGTCCCAGTGGCTTAA